In the Methanococcus voltae PS genome, one interval contains:
- the tfe gene encoding transcription factor E, producing MKYDKDDMYVMLENPLVQQVLFEVMDEDMMGFDVLSILIDLGEVTDDEISRQLDVKLNNIRKILYRLYEARLVNYNREKDEETNWYTYTWMPALEKLPGLVKKKMEKLISTLKDQLSMEEDNLFFYCQECEIKFTFEDAMDNCFKCPQCDGTLYEYDNNEDISNIKNQINYLEKEYTLNSLFS from the coding sequence ATGAAATATGATAAAGATGATATGTATGTTATGTTAGAAAACCCATTAGTCCAACAAGTACTTTTTGAAGTAATGGATGAAGATATGATGGGTTTTGATGTATTATCTATTTTGATAGATTTAGGGGAAGTTACTGACGATGAGATATCCCGACAATTAGATGTAAAATTAAACAATATTCGTAAAATACTATATAGATTATATGAAGCAAGGTTGGTAAATTATAATAGGGAAAAAGACGAAGAAACAAACTGGTATACATACACGTGGATGCCTGCATTGGAGAAATTACCTGGATTAGTTAAGAAAAAAATGGAAAAATTGATTTCTACTTTAAAAGATCAATTATCTATGGAAGAGGATAATTTATTTTTCTACTGTCAAGAATGTGAAATAAAATTTACATTTGAAGATGCGATGGATAATTGTTTTAAATGTCCACAATGTGATGGTACTTTATACGAATATGATAATAATGAAGATATCTCAAATATTAAAAATCAAATAAATTATTTGGAAAAAGAATATACTTTGAACTCATTATTTAGTTAA
- a CDS encoding AAA family ATPase encodes MIDPIEFIHNASSISKKSMNRLKLKSNPFSEKPIRGNTKFFVGRNSELSEIADILGAAQYGSVANAAIVGTKGIGKSSILNILYYAAKRHGHWIVQLEASQVTARQFLIQLMHSIIGDNLFSVDGTLSTNYMEHSKKIIEIYRRLNTYSDKTPVHYPREKIERDLKYLLHNVKEEGKLCVILVDEADQFAKRSCLGLLQFFHSFLYEDDILAFFAGPPTMMEDLTKISPAIRDRIPKVINMPPLDKAEAHDLILRRLEDVHTSGASEYDPFTPESIEKIIEECDGIPRRIIMTCSEAISIGLKNSSTTVDESMVESALKKLGISVGHQILNHLTPAQSKIVRAMADLGGSSTVTELSGVLNNSPGTIGTHLSDIYEMGYVYKERDGYNVYYTLSKELKDVLITEKDN; translated from the coding sequence ATGATAGACCCTATAGAATTTATACACAATGCATCATCTATATCTAAAAAATCAATGAATAGATTAAAATTAAAATCTAATCCATTCTCTGAAAAGCCCATACGTGGAAATACTAAATTTTTTGTGGGTAGAAATTCTGAATTATCGGAGATAGCAGATATTCTGGGTGCAGCTCAATATGGTAGTGTAGCTAATGCAGCAATAGTGGGGACTAAAGGTATTGGTAAAAGTTCTATATTGAATATTTTATATTATGCAGCAAAAAGACATGGTCATTGGATTGTACAATTGGAAGCTTCTCAAGTAACTGCAAGACAATTTTTAATTCAATTGATGCATAGTATTATTGGAGATAACTTATTCTCAGTAGATGGTACTTTATCTACAAATTATATGGAACATTCTAAAAAAATAATAGAGATATACAGACGTTTAAACACATATAGTGATAAAACACCTGTACATTATCCTCGTGAAAAAATTGAAAGGGATTTAAAATATTTATTACATAACGTTAAAGAAGAAGGTAAATTGTGTGTGATATTAGTTGATGAAGCCGACCAATTTGCAAAAAGAAGTTGTTTGGGATTGTTACAGTTTTTCCACTCATTTTTATATGAAGATGATATATTGGCATTTTTTGCAGGACCTCCAACTATGATGGAAGATTTAACTAAAATTTCACCTGCAATAAGAGATCGTATCCCTAAAGTTATTAATATGCCACCTTTGGATAAAGCAGAGGCACATGATTTAATATTAAGGCGTTTGGAAGATGTACATACTAGTGGAGCTTCAGAATATGATCCATTTACACCTGAAAGTATTGAAAAGATAATTGAAGAATGTGATGGCATCCCAAGACGTATTATAATGACTTGTTCTGAGGCAATATCTATTGGTTTAAAAAATAGTTCAACAACTGTGGATGAATCAATGGTAGAATCCGCTTTAAAAAAGTTAGGTATAAGTGTTGGTCATCAGATATTGAATCATTTAACACCTGCTCAATCTAAGATTGTAAGAGCTATGGCTGATTTAGGAGGTAGTTCCACAGTTACAGAACTTTCAGGTGTTTTAAATAACTCGCCAGGAACTATAGGTACTCATTTATCTGATATTTATGAAATGGGGTATGTATATAAAGAAAGAGATGGTTATAATGTATATTATACATTATCTAAAGAATTAAAAGATGTTTTAATTACTGAAAAAGATAATTAA
- a CDS encoding type II secretion system F family protein — translation MDFEKLYNYAVRRNLYILKKSGFNITEKNFLIAILLTSFIPLIFKIFLNFSIKSTLILTFMYLFTLMVIPSILYENKIDKFEKNLPKALYIMVLSLNSGRSVIESINEIINSDIKEVNIAFSKIILLMSERKLSFEDSVLIVSNSLDSKLFKQLGRLIIENRKYGGNLAESLSTLAKTLEDLTNLKNQLLSVASNGLSVGIIILCIMIPATAGLVGSFLNLISAISSTATAVHPEQISRTIEIIQIGTGIFGFLVAIPMFGIKLNRMVIMSTVCMTLGILAFYLVYNLSIIIFT, via the coding sequence ATGGATTTTGAAAAATTATATAATTATGCAGTACGAAGAAATTTATATATCCTGAAAAAATCAGGTTTTAATATTACAGAAAAAAATTTCCTAATTGCCATATTATTAACATCTTTTATTCCATTGATTTTTAAAATATTTTTAAATTTCTCAATTAAAAGTACTTTAATACTAACATTCATGTATTTGTTTACATTAATGGTCATACCTTCAATATTATATGAAAATAAAATAGATAAATTTGAAAAAAATTTACCAAAAGCATTATATATTATGGTTTTATCACTGAATTCTGGTCGTTCTGTTATAGAATCAATTAATGAAATTATAAATAGTGATATTAAAGAAGTTAACATTGCATTCTCAAAAATAATATTATTAATGAGTGAAAGAAAACTAAGTTTCGAAGATTCGGTATTGATAGTTTCAAATTCACTAGATTCTAAATTATTTAAACAATTGGGTAGGTTAATTATCGAAAATAGGAAATATGGTGGTAATTTAGCAGAAAGTTTAAGTACATTAGCTAAAACGTTGGAAGATTTAACAAATTTAAAAAATCAATTGTTAAGCGTTGCTTCGAACGGTTTATCAGTGGGTATCATTATATTATGTATTATGATACCAGCTACTGCAGGATTGGTCGGTAGTTTTTTAAACTTAATATCTGCAATCTCCTCTACAGCTACTGCAGTACATCCAGAACAGATTTCAAGAACTATTGAAATTATACAAATAGGTACTGGAATATTTGGATTTTTAGTTGCAATTCCTATGTTTGGTATAAAACTTAATAGAATGGTTATAATGTCTACAGTATGTATGACATTAGGTATATTGGCATTCTATTTAGTGTATAATTTATCAATTATTATATTTACTTAA
- a CDS encoding HD domain-containing protein has product MFEQPDFIKYLNILSKNCPDNVVCHCIAVSAYAYDFTKTLKCSHNLDLDIIILGGLLHDIGRCKSHDINHGIIGAGILKDMGLLKIANIAETHIGAGITLEESKLLNLPLKNYIPVTLEEKIIANVDNLIFGTKRVSIDEVVLKFKKRECSEDVIKRILKLYNELDNLRI; this is encoded by the coding sequence ATTTTTGAACAACCTGATTTTATTAAATATTTAAATATATTGTCAAAAAATTGTCCTGATAATGTAGTATGTCATTGTATAGCAGTTTCGGCATATGCTTATGATTTTACAAAAACTCTAAAATGTAGTCATAATTTAGATTTGGATATTATAATATTGGGTGGGTTATTGCATGATATAGGACGTTGTAAATCACACGATATTAATCATGGTATTATTGGTGCAGGAATACTCAAAGATATGGGTTTGTTAAAAATAGCCAACATTGCGGAAACGCACATTGGTGCAGGTATTACTCTAGAAGAATCAAAATTATTAAATTTACCTCTTAAAAATTATATCCCTGTAACTTTAGAAGAAAAAATTATTGCAAATGTTGATAATTTAATCTTTGGGACAAAAAGAGTTTCCATTGATGAAGTAGTTCTTAAATTTAAAAAAAGAGAATGTTCTGAAGATGTAATTAAAAGAATTTTAAAACTATATAATGAATTAGATAATTTAAGAATTTAA
- a CDS encoding type II secretion system F family protein: protein MKKKTVSEHKETGLIDEIKDMIYYIFNYNSKKNKYALQRSEYLKKIFENTKKDDDEIQFYEAYIEEDSSDLDINLDELLYDKPSQGAMGAYASSFSDFVTKTSIFPSRRDYQYAGIDDERLYFLKAIMTSIIVSVFLIVFETAFGNFIGGVLNGLTFFIIIMLGSIFYPKIKLTLFKGEIKIQILMTLLHIISMLNSGALVQESIKNIADNPEYGIPSYEFRNIIKDIDTGGYSFEGALERARARTKVNLMKELYSQLIISSSKGGTQLLLENLYTDIVRSSMSKIDSAKFQIGNLGNLVFGAGLILPFAGLLQASLGGQQGYEGVINAVELVLFKIGPLSTIVFGIFIKMKIE, encoded by the coding sequence ATGAAAAAAAAGACAGTTTCAGAACACAAAGAAACCGGATTAATAGATGAAATAAAAGATATGATTTATTATATATTTAATTACAATTCTAAAAAAAATAAATATGCCCTTCAAAGGTCGGAATATCTGAAAAAGATATTTGAAAATACCAAAAAAGATGATGATGAAATTCAATTCTATGAAGCATATATTGAAGAAGATTCCAGCGATTTAGATATTAATTTAGATGAGTTACTATATGATAAACCTAGTCAAGGGGCCATGGGTGCTTATGCAAGTTCATTTAGTGACTTTGTAACTAAAACATCGATTTTTCCATCTCGTCGTGATTACCAATATGCAGGTATTGACGACGAAAGATTATATTTTTTAAAAGCAATTATGACTTCGATAATAGTTTCAGTATTTTTAATCGTATTTGAAACGGCTTTCGGGAACTTTATAGGTGGCGTTCTAAATGGGCTCACATTTTTTATAATAATTATGTTAGGTAGTATATTTTATCCAAAAATTAAATTGACATTGTTTAAAGGAGAAATTAAAATTCAAATATTAATGACCTTGTTACATATTATTTCAATGTTAAATTCGGGTGCTTTGGTGCAAGAATCTATTAAAAATATTGCAGATAATCCAGAATATGGTATACCATCTTATGAATTTAGGAATATTATAAAAGATATTGATACGGGCGGTTATAGTTTTGAAGGAGCCCTTGAAAGAGCCAGGGCTAGAACTAAAGTAAATCTAATGAAAGAATTATATTCTCAGCTTATAATATCCTCAAGCAAGGGTGGAACTCAATTACTATTGGAAAATTTATATACTGATATTGTAAGGTCTTCGATGTCTAAAATAGATTCTGCAAAATTCCAAATAGGAAACTTGGGAAACTTAGTATTCGGTGCAGGTTTGATATTACCATTTGCAGGTTTATTGCAAGCTTCATTAGGTGGTCAACAAGGTTATGAAGGAGTTATAAATGCCGTAGAATTAGTTTTATTTAAAATAGGGCCTTTATCAACTATAGTATTTGGGATATTTATAAAGATGAAAATAGAATGA
- the mptA gene encoding GTP cyclohydrolase MptA — translation MLCDVQSKEPDIKVSLTRVGVTNLKKLVKIKRDPSKRDVVLVPTFEVFVDLPSNQKGIHMSRSPEVIGEVIERILSEEEIYGVEDLSIEIVKRLFEKHEYANRAEVFLVSDDYIMEEKSPVTHKKSQEVCKIMARAYGVKEDGKLIMKKMVGAEVVGITACPCAQDLLTQNAITELKKNGFNDEEIVKILDSVTIATHNQRGIGTIMVEVPDNYEIGISKIIDIIKSSMSGEVYELLKRSDEAYVVQSAHKNPKFVEDCAREMIKRVVEEFTELPDNAEILIRQVNKESIHRHDAFAERFSTMEELRNELI, via the coding sequence ATGTTATGTGACGTTCAGTCTAAAGAACCAGACATTAAAGTTTCACTTACTCGAGTGGGTGTTACTAATTTAAAGAAATTGGTTAAAATAAAAAGAGATCCTTCAAAGAGAGATGTAGTATTAGTACCTACTTTTGAAGTTTTTGTAGATTTACCCTCTAATCAAAAAGGTATACACATGTCTAGAAGCCCTGAAGTAATTGGGGAAGTTATTGAAAGAATATTATCTGAAGAAGAGATATATGGCGTCGAAGATTTATCTATTGAAATTGTCAAGCGTTTATTCGAAAAGCACGAATATGCAAATAGAGCTGAGGTTTTTTTAGTTAGTGATGATTATATTATGGAAGAAAAATCACCTGTTACTCATAAAAAATCCCAAGAAGTATGTAAAATAATGGCTCGTGCGTATGGTGTTAAAGAAGATGGCAAATTAATAATGAAGAAAATGGTCGGTGCTGAAGTTGTAGGTATTACTGCATGCCCTTGTGCACAAGATTTGTTAACTCAAAATGCCATAACTGAACTCAAAAAAAATGGATTTAACGATGAAGAAATTGTTAAAATATTAGATTCCGTTACAATTGCTACCCATAATCAAAGAGGTATTGGAACTATTATGGTGGAAGTGCCAGATAATTATGAAATAGGGATTTCTAAAATAATAGATATTATTAAATCTTCAATGAGTGGTGAAGTTTATGAGCTCTTAAAAAGAAGTGATGAAGCTTATGTGGTTCAATCTGCTCATAAAAATCCAAAATTTGTAGAAGATTGTGCTAGGGAAATGATAAAACGAGTTGTAGAAGAATTTACGGAATTGCCTGATAATGCAGAAATATTGATAAGACAAGTTAATAAGGAAAGTATCCATAGACATGATGCTTTTGCAGAAAGATTTTCCACAATGGAAGAGTTGAGAAATGAATTAATTTAA
- a CDS encoding ATP-grasp domain-containing protein has translation MTKILVVGVNTRPVVNSFKKMGFEVYSVSYYNPIDNYPDKSEYLVNDMQHGNFYSNYSEDKLLSLASSYEDLVDNYIICSGIFESENSKIPKWDTIGNTPKKINEISNKYNITKTLQNLGYKTPTSKKINNKYQLEKFIEEFGEVILKPIYGCGGVGVIYINNKMLNIEFDLLNRLDVKYPLLAQEYINSESYSLSYINSTYLALNKQIISRSDFGNMYVGNITPYNPEFISKGFETQITQFSELIEILDLKGMNGFDFMVKDGQPHIIDLNPRILGTYETLELSCNYNLAKVLLGAECPKMKEVYHKRVLFANEDFVFDKDIFKKFCTNIDDYIKDLPMNGARISKNEPICTLIYPKVDKDLISDVII, from the coding sequence ATGACTAAAATATTAGTAGTTGGTGTGAATACACGACCTGTGGTTAATTCTTTTAAAAAAATGGGTTTCGAAGTTTATTCTGTATCTTATTATAACCCAATTGATAATTATCCGGATAAATCCGAATATTTAGTAAATGACATGCAACATGGTAATTTTTACAGTAATTATTCTGAAGATAAATTATTAAGTCTTGCTAGTAGTTATGAGGATTTGGTGGATAATTATATTATATGTTCAGGGATTTTTGAATCGGAAAATTCCAAAATTCCAAAATGGGATACTATAGGTAACACACCTAAAAAAATAAATGAAATAAGTAACAAATATAATATTACAAAAACTCTTCAAAATTTAGGGTATAAAACACCCACATCTAAAAAAATAAATAATAAATACCAACTTGAAAAATTCATAGAGGAATTTGGTGAAGTTATACTGAAGCCAATATATGGCTGTGGTGGTGTTGGGGTAATATATATAAATAATAAAATGCTAAATATAGAATTCGATTTATTAAATAGATTGGATGTTAAATATCCCTTATTGGCGCAAGAGTATATTAATTCAGAATCATATAGTCTATCTTATATAAATTCTACTTATTTGGCTCTTAACAAGCAAATAATTTCAAGAAGTGATTTTGGAAATATGTATGTTGGAAATATTACGCCTTACAATCCAGAATTTATTTCAAAAGGATTTGAAACACAAATTACTCAATTTTCCGAATTAATTGAAATACTTGATTTAAAAGGTATGAATGGCTTTGATTTCATGGTTAAAGATGGTCAACCCCATATTATTGATTTAAATCCAAGAATACTAGGCACATATGAAACTTTGGAATTATCTTGTAATTATAATTTAGCAAAAGTTTTATTAGGTGCTGAGTGTCCAAAAATGAAAGAAGTTTATCATAAGAGAGTATTATTTGCTAATGAAGATTTTGTATTTGATAAAGATATTTTTAAAAAATTCTGTACTAATATTGATGATTATATTAAAGATTTACCGATGAATGGCGCACGTATTTCTAAAAACGAACCAATATGTACATTAATCTACCCTAAAGTGGATAAAGATTTAATTTCAGATGTTATTATTTAG